The following proteins come from a genomic window of Paenibacillus spongiae:
- a CDS encoding cupin domain-containing protein produces MPVIRVDKQDLELFPQWSEINHYGINHLQVGQEVPLHYHECNEYWIIVSGRGICTTEGDTYEIGPGDIVLTEQGQEHSLIVTEEMTAVYIYGVLPPGGKIGYLYRNKGERQ; encoded by the coding sequence ATGCCGGTCATTCGCGTAGACAAGCAGGATCTGGAGTTGTTTCCACAATGGAGCGAGATCAATCATTACGGGATTAATCACCTGCAGGTGGGACAGGAAGTTCCGCTGCATTATCACGAATGCAATGAATATTGGATCATCGTAAGCGGAAGAGGAATTTGCACAACCGAAGGCGACACCTATGAAATCGGTCCGGGAGATATCGTATTGACGGAGCAAGGACAGGAGCACTCTCTGATCGTAACCGAGGAAATGACAGCTGTATATATCTACGGCGTCCTGCCGCCGGGCGGCAAGATCGGATATTTATATCGCAATAAGGGGGAACGGCAATGA
- a CDS encoding phosphotriesterase family protein has translation MGRVRTVLGDIDSADLGKVYSHEHLIISGGLGVMKKKDLHLNSVEAACQEIEDCKQYNIKTFVDMMPLDCGRHPEFLVEISKRTNTNIIAVTGFHKPMYYDDIHWIYNYSEEQIRDLLVADVMEGMDRHSYNGPIVERISAKAGLLKGASDYNRISPVSKKLFASVAEAQKMTGAPISTHTEEGTMGLEQIQLMTDMGVSPQSIIICHTDRNPDLDYHISMLESGVFLEYDNASRIKYWPDSMIIDLIVKVVAAGYEDQILLGTDFALRSYWKAFNGGPGMAHLAASFIPRLMKAGLSEETIEKFMVHNSARAFSFQEV, from the coding sequence ATGGGACGAGTCAGAACCGTATTAGGAGATATCGACTCCGCGGATTTGGGTAAGGTGTATTCTCACGAGCATCTTATCATTTCCGGCGGACTTGGCGTTATGAAGAAGAAAGACCTCCACCTGAACAGTGTGGAGGCGGCATGTCAGGAAATCGAAGATTGCAAGCAGTATAATATCAAAACCTTCGTCGATATGATGCCTTTAGATTGCGGCAGACATCCTGAGTTTTTGGTTGAAATATCGAAGCGCACGAATACGAATATCATTGCTGTAACCGGATTTCATAAGCCGATGTACTATGACGATATTCACTGGATTTATAACTACTCCGAAGAGCAGATACGCGATTTGCTCGTTGCTGATGTAATGGAAGGCATGGACCGCCACAGCTATAACGGTCCGATCGTAGAACGGATTTCGGCTAAAGCGGGGCTATTGAAAGGCGCTTCGGACTATAACCGGATCAGCCCTGTTTCCAAGAAGCTGTTTGCTTCCGTTGCGGAAGCGCAGAAGATGACTGGCGCTCCGATCTCCACGCATACGGAAGAAGGCACGATGGGGCTGGAGCAAATTCAATTGATGACAGACATGGGCGTTTCGCCGCAGTCCATCATTATTTGTCACACGGACCGCAATCCTGATCTGGATTACCACATCTCCATGCTGGAGAGCGGAGTCTTCTTGGAATATGACAATGCTTCCAGAATCAAATATTGGCCGGACAGCATGATTATCGATCTGATCGTAAAAGTAGTCGCAGCCGGTTATGAAGACCAGATCCTGCTGGGTACTGACTTCGCGCTTCGTTCCTATTGGAAAGCATTCAACGGCGGTCCGGGAATGGCTCATTTGGCAGCTTCCTTTATACCGCGCCTGATGAAGGCGGGACTAAGTGAAGAGACGATTGAGAAGTTCATGGTTCACAATTCGGCCCGTGCGTTTTCGTTTCAAGAGGTATAA
- a CDS encoding Gfo/Idh/MocA family protein — protein MSLKIIQVGLGMHGRGVGASFVMPSPDFEYAGLVDLNAEVLEGYAEEFSLSKQILYTDYKKAFRELDADAVFITAISPVHYQIAKEALEQNLHVLIEKPFVLTMEDAKELVQLAAERNRSLMISQNYRYLPSVATLKQTIQNCGLGSIQFVQSQFFFDHNGKGYQREMDNYILLEMSVHHIDMMRFLLDSNIASVWGKTWNYPDSGYKGDPNVNAVYQTESGINVFYLASLLAKGIPVPWEGVWKIQFEQGSVYMDDLGEGYGVYVVDAAQTKTRVPFVVPEKESIHGVLAEFAQSIREEREPAISGRDNLNTLEALLATSESSAKGVEIKL, from the coding sequence ATGAGCTTGAAGATCATTCAAGTCGGTTTAGGCATGCATGGAAGAGGTGTCGGCGCAAGCTTTGTCATGCCATCCCCCGATTTTGAATACGCCGGGTTAGTCGATTTGAATGCTGAAGTTTTGGAAGGGTACGCTGAAGAGTTTTCGCTCTCCAAACAAATCCTGTACACGGATTACAAGAAGGCCTTCCGTGAACTGGACGCCGATGCCGTATTTATCACTGCAATCTCGCCGGTTCATTATCAGATCGCCAAGGAAGCGTTGGAACAGAACCTCCATGTTCTTATCGAGAAGCCTTTCGTGCTGACAATGGAAGATGCCAAGGAGCTCGTTCAGCTGGCGGCCGAACGAAACCGGAGCTTGATGATCAGCCAAAACTATCGTTATCTTCCGAGCGTGGCCACATTGAAACAGACGATCCAGAATTGCGGATTAGGCAGCATACAGTTTGTTCAGTCTCAATTCTTCTTCGATCATAACGGTAAAGGCTATCAACGTGAGATGGACAATTATATTCTCCTGGAGATGTCCGTCCATCATATCGATATGATGCGCTTCTTGCTGGACAGCAATATCGCAAGCGTTTGGGGCAAAACCTGGAACTATCCAGATAGCGGCTACAAAGGCGATCCTAACGTAAATGCGGTCTATCAAACCGAGAGCGGGATTAATGTATTCTATCTCGCAAGCTTGCTGGCCAAAGGAATCCCCGTGCCATGGGAAGGCGTGTGGAAAATCCAGTTCGAGCAAGGCTCCGTCTATATGGATGATTTGGGCGAAGGATACGGTGTATATGTCGTTGACGCCGCGCAGACCAAAACCCGTGTGCCGTTTGTCGTTCCGGAGAAAGAAAGCATTCATGGCGTGCTTGCCGAATTCGCGCAATCGATCCGGGAAGAACGCGAGCCGGCTATTTCGGGCCGCGACAACTTAAACACCTTGGAGGCGCTGCTCGCTACCAGTGAATCATCCGCCAAGGGCGTTGAAATCAAATTGTAA
- a CDS encoding FAD-dependent oxidoreductase — protein MIKTNTEITDVVVLGGGAAGVMAAAAAARNGAKVLLVEGQNCLGGSRTATGVDTFYGFFTPGKSPKKIVGGIPDEIVNRLKEENKLFERQNTYGAGTGLTYDVEALKIAYEDLVQSSGCQLLFHTTACHVEAEDGRVSSVWLANKAGITEVKAKYFVDTTGDADIVARAGGRFDAGSESEPNQSLSTIFFMGNVDLEKAKTVSHEQMVNLMKEANESKEFQLPRIDGSYHRTPNPGVIQANMVRVKNIDATDPYSLTKAEIEGRKQVQQYANFLKAKVAGFENAFLMSTSQYIGVRETRKIEGHYVLTEDDVVSGRKFKDSIACCGAPVEDHNPGEGTRWVYVADEGHYHIPYRSLVPQKLKNVIVAGRCLSATHGAQASARNSAQAMAMGQAAGTAAAIAFATNRDFADVDIDKLRQTLAQQHAIID, from the coding sequence ATGATTAAAACGAATACAGAAATAACCGATGTTGTTGTACTTGGAGGGGGAGCTGCTGGCGTGATGGCAGCTGCGGCTGCAGCGCGAAATGGCGCTAAAGTTCTTCTCGTGGAAGGCCAGAACTGCTTAGGCGGTTCCAGAACGGCTACGGGGGTAGATACCTTCTACGGATTCTTTACACCTGGCAAGAGCCCTAAGAAGATTGTGGGCGGGATTCCCGATGAAATCGTAAATCGGTTAAAGGAAGAGAACAAGCTGTTCGAAAGACAAAATACATATGGTGCCGGCACAGGGCTTACTTATGATGTAGAAGCGCTCAAGATTGCTTATGAAGATCTGGTGCAGAGCTCGGGTTGTCAGTTGTTGTTCCATACAACCGCTTGCCATGTTGAGGCTGAAGACGGAAGAGTGAGCAGCGTGTGGCTGGCCAATAAAGCCGGGATCACGGAAGTGAAGGCCAAATATTTCGTGGATACAACCGGTGACGCCGATATCGTGGCACGGGCAGGCGGACGATTCGATGCCGGTTCCGAAAGCGAGCCGAACCAATCGCTCAGCACGATCTTTTTTATGGGGAACGTCGACTTGGAGAAAGCGAAGACCGTTAGCCATGAGCAGATGGTAAATCTGATGAAGGAAGCGAACGAGAGCAAAGAGTTCCAGCTGCCGAGGATTGATGGCTCGTATCACCGGACGCCTAATCCAGGCGTTATTCAAGCCAATATGGTGAGAGTGAAGAACATTGATGCAACCGATCCTTACTCGTTAACGAAGGCGGAAATCGAAGGCCGGAAACAGGTTCAACAGTACGCTAATTTCTTGAAAGCGAAAGTTGCCGGCTTCGAAAACGCGTTCCTTATGAGCACAAGCCAATACATCGGCGTACGCGAAACGCGGAAAATCGAAGGACATTATGTGCTGACTGAAGACGATGTGGTCAGCGGTCGCAAATTCAAGGATTCCATTGCATGCTGCGGCGCTCCGGTTGAAGATCACAATCCAGGAGAGGGTACGCGTTGGGTATATGTAGCCGATGAAGGACATTATCACATCCCGTATCGCTCATTGGTACCGCAGAAGCTGAAGAACGTCATTGTGGCAGGAAGATGCTTGTCAGCTACGCACGGCGCTCAAGCATCCGCCCGAAATTCAGCTCAGGCCATGGCCATGGGTCAAGCAGCCGGTACGGCTGCGGCCATTGCGTTCGCAACGAACCGTGATTTCGCCGATGTGGACATCGACAAGCTGCGGCAAACACTAGCACAGCAGCATGCAATCATAGACTAG
- a CDS encoding SIS domain-containing protein — MSNTLVNIEFETDYLVGARKVIDKIEATQMNAIDKAVEICLNSMLNQNVVHLFGSGHSRMAVEEMYPRYGSYAGFHPMVELSLTNHHAVVGSNGQRQAMYLENVEGFGKVIVNNFHYGKHDSIMIFSHSGTGNVIIDIALEMKERGIPIIAVTSLAHSELSKSKHSSGKKLYELADVVIDNCAIPGDAMVKIEDLETPVGPGSTIGNTVIVNLIKCKLASKLTENGQPPKVLTSGLIVGEEKSKQLFEDSYEEYWAKTRYL, encoded by the coding sequence ATGAGCAACACTCTGGTAAATATTGAATTCGAAACGGATTATTTGGTCGGTGCCCGTAAAGTGATCGATAAGATTGAAGCGACGCAGATGAATGCAATCGATAAAGCGGTTGAAATTTGCTTGAACAGCATGTTGAACCAGAATGTCGTCCATTTGTTTGGAAGCGGTCATTCCCGTATGGCGGTTGAAGAGATGTATCCGCGTTACGGAAGCTATGCCGGCTTCCATCCCATGGTTGAGCTTTCGCTAACGAATCACCATGCCGTTGTAGGTTCCAATGGACAAAGACAAGCCATGTATCTGGAGAATGTCGAAGGATTCGGCAAGGTGATTGTGAACAACTTCCATTATGGCAAGCATGACAGCATCATGATTTTCTCACACAGCGGTACAGGAAACGTAATCATTGATATTGCGCTTGAGATGAAGGAAAGAGGCATTCCGATTATTGCGGTTACATCCCTTGCTCACAGCGAATTGTCCAAGTCGAAGCACTCATCCGGCAAGAAGCTCTATGAACTGGCCGATGTTGTCATCGACAACTGTGCGATTCCTGGAGACGCGATGGTGAAGATCGAAGATTTGGAAACACCGGTAGGACCAGGATCGACGATCGGCAATACGGTCATCGTGAACCTCATCAAGTGCAAGCTTGCCAGTAAGCTGACGGAGAACGGACAGCCTCCTAAGGTTCTCACAAGCGGCCTGATTGTAGGAGAAGAAAAGTCGAAGCAGCTGTTCGAAGATTCATATGAAGAGTACTGGGCCAAAACCCGTTACCTATAA
- a CDS encoding SDR family NAD(P)-dependent oxidoreductase, with protein MTKNAIIIGGTSGIGLAVAKLFLEQGMQVAVTGRDESKANAAEEELRTLASSPSQVQAFSADASDRASMEMIYNTVMEKWDTLDILVHVAGISGRRWGDGPLDECTEEGWNVVMTNNVTSVYHSNQLALRYMKRQQSGSIVNISSILGMLGAQDHFVTHAYAASRGAVISMSRSAAVYYAKDGIRINTVLPGLLDTPMSQRAINNDVIREALTYYQPLAPHVGYPQDVAAAVAFLAGDEAKFITGIALPVDGGWLAQ; from the coding sequence ATGACTAAGAATGCCATTATTATAGGCGGTACGAGCGGAATCGGTTTGGCTGTAGCCAAACTATTTCTGGAACAAGGCATGCAAGTTGCCGTCACTGGAAGAGATGAAAGTAAAGCGAATGCGGCTGAAGAAGAACTGCGTACGCTCGCTTCAAGTCCTAGTCAAGTTCAAGCCTTTAGCGCCGATGCGTCCGATCGTGCTTCCATGGAAATGATCTATAATACGGTGATGGAGAAATGGGATACGCTTGATATCCTGGTTCACGTTGCCGGTATTAGCGGTCGCAGGTGGGGAGACGGTCCGCTCGACGAGTGTACCGAAGAAGGCTGGAACGTCGTTATGACGAATAACGTGACCAGCGTGTATCATAGCAATCAATTGGCGCTGCGCTACATGAAGCGTCAGCAATCAGGCTCGATCGTGAACATCTCATCGATCCTCGGGATGCTAGGCGCGCAAGACCACTTCGTTACGCATGCTTATGCAGCAAGCAGAGGGGCCGTCATTTCCATGAGCCGATCTGCAGCCGTATACTATGCCAAGGATGGCATACGGATTAATACCGTATTGCCGGGATTGCTTGATACGCCGATGTCTCAGCGGGCCATTAACAATGATGTGATCCGTGAGGCGCTAACCTATTATCAACCGCTTGCCCCGCATGTCGGTTATCCGCAGGATGTTGCGGCTGCCGTTGCCTTCCTCGCTGGGGATGAAGCCAAATTTATTACAGGCATCGCACTACCGGTGGACGGCGGTTGGCTGGCTCAGTAG
- a CDS encoding YhfZ family protein, with the protein MKCEVGSKIPTTPELAGMFSVGFGTVDKAMNALKETGAIKLQSKGQLGTIMLEKNAAALWSIIDQGPLVGSLPLPKTIEYEGLATALIEMFNAKQVECNLTFKNGATLRVNQLLEQQCDFIMMSQLSAEQACEEYSNLRFISIEGDNSYYSDLIVLHRKDNSPDMEQWRIGLDPASYDHIALSDQLFSSNEKINIHYGNIPYLIADGIIDAAIWHSSQLVPTSLIEILAVKRVDQPQSNSDKSMAAAIVINKERKEIHALFDELCDVELIGKIQQEVITRKRSPIY; encoded by the coding sequence ATGAAATGCGAGGTCGGTTCCAAAATACCGACCACGCCAGAATTGGCGGGCATGTTCTCCGTCGGGTTCGGTACGGTGGATAAAGCGATGAACGCTTTAAAAGAAACCGGAGCCATCAAGCTGCAGTCCAAGGGTCAGCTCGGAACCATTATGCTGGAGAAGAATGCTGCCGCATTATGGTCCATAATCGATCAGGGGCCGCTTGTCGGATCGCTGCCGCTGCCCAAAACAATTGAATACGAAGGACTTGCTACCGCACTGATCGAGATGTTTAACGCGAAGCAGGTGGAATGCAATCTGACCTTTAAGAATGGGGCGACATTACGGGTTAACCAGCTGCTGGAGCAGCAATGCGATTTCATTATGATGTCGCAGCTGTCTGCTGAACAGGCCTGTGAGGAGTACTCGAATCTGCGATTCATCAGCATTGAAGGCGATAACAGCTATTACAGCGATCTGATCGTCCTGCACCGGAAAGACAATTCGCCTGACATGGAGCAATGGCGAATCGGTCTGGACCCGGCGTCTTACGATCATATCGCTTTGTCGGATCAGCTTTTCTCGTCCAACGAGAAAATAAACATCCATTACGGCAACATTCCTTACTTGATTGCAGACGGCATCATCGATGCCGCAATATGGCATAGCAGCCAGCTTGTACCAACCTCATTGATCGAAATACTTGCGGTCAAGAGAGTGGATCAACCGCAATCGAATTCAGATAAAAGCATGGCGGCCGCTATTGTGATCAATAAGGAACGGAAAGAAATCCATGCATTGTTCGATGAGCTATGTGATGTTGAGCTGATCGGCAAGATTCAGCAGGAAGTCATTACGAGGAAACGGTCGCCGATCTACTAA
- a CDS encoding Gfo/Idh/MocA family protein codes for MSEETFQLDYIPGMCTNTSYRIGIIGSGFIIRECHLPAYREAGYQVVGIASRMKANAEAVASEFGIPKVYDTIQELLDDPSVDVVDIAVPPHMQPELIAMAARAGKHILAQKPLAVTYKEAVETVRICQEAGVQLLVNQNGRFDPAVMAAKDLIQKGIVGKPVYATIELRYKPHWQEYQKQYERLMFLFMGIHHLDQFRYWFGTPERIFASSIRQPEGEFIGEYSSSYILEYENGLLASAWDDGFTWDEESFGVFYKIEGTEGVVRLNIGWPSGGPSQISYMSKKLDSQWHSPKLSGSWFPGAFKYTMNEMFRSLTDGNESMISGRNNLETMAMMEACYASIEKKRSIQISEIIQSAAWQ; via the coding sequence ATGAGTGAGGAAACCTTCCAGCTGGATTATATCCCTGGCATGTGTACGAACACGAGTTACCGGATTGGTATTATCGGCAGCGGATTTATTATTAGGGAATGTCATCTACCGGCATACAGGGAAGCAGGATATCAAGTTGTTGGCATTGCATCGCGCATGAAAGCGAATGCGGAAGCAGTCGCTTCCGAGTTTGGAATACCGAAGGTGTACGACACCATACAAGAGCTTCTTGACGATCCATCGGTTGATGTTGTCGACATCGCCGTACCGCCTCACATGCAGCCGGAGCTGATTGCAATGGCTGCCAGGGCAGGAAAGCATATTCTGGCCCAGAAGCCGCTTGCGGTCACGTATAAGGAAGCGGTCGAGACGGTCAGGATTTGTCAGGAAGCCGGCGTTCAATTGCTCGTGAACCAGAACGGGCGCTTCGATCCGGCTGTCATGGCGGCGAAGGATTTGATTCAGAAGGGTATCGTAGGCAAGCCCGTGTACGCAACGATCGAGCTGAGATACAAGCCCCATTGGCAGGAATACCAGAAACAATATGAACGGCTGATGTTCTTGTTCATGGGTATCCATCATCTGGATCAATTCCGTTATTGGTTCGGGACTCCGGAGCGCATCTTCGCTAGCTCAATTCGTCAACCCGAGGGTGAATTTATTGGTGAGTATTCATCCTCCTACATATTGGAGTATGAGAATGGGCTGCTGGCTTCGGCCTGGGATGATGGATTTACTTGGGATGAAGAAAGCTTCGGCGTATTCTATAAAATCGAGGGTACGGAGGGCGTCGTAAGATTGAACATCGGATGGCCGTCCGGCGGTCCAAGCCAAATCTCTTATATGTCCAAGAAGCTGGATTCCCAGTGGCACTCGCCGAAGCTTAGCGGAAGCTGGTTCCCGGGGGCGTTTAAATACACGATGAACGAGATGTTCCGTTCCTTGACGGACGGGAACGAATCGATGATATCCGGCAGAAACAATCTGGAAACGATGGCCATGATGGAAGCCTGTTATGCGTCGATCGAGAAGAAGCGTTCGATTCAGATATCCGAAATCATACAATCCGCTGCATGGCAGTGA